In Macrobrachium rosenbergii isolate ZJJX-2024 chromosome 48, ASM4041242v1, whole genome shotgun sequence, one DNA window encodes the following:
- the LOC136831537 gene encoding MAGE-like protein 2, with the protein MVRFLIWISLVAFVRSEAFPGPLPFPQPLPMPLGFPAPFPNPRPYPHPEPFAFPYLSPTIYQQSLTSRPFQDPDYEDFPEPYLKPGAFHGPVPGSVIGSSPNFHPETFPAPFPGPKNFQGPNTGVHTVYRPNPGAELFRELNPGAGTFNMPYPGAFHQLNPLSGVEAFHSPNLAADTFHRPNPSPEASHGLNTGAEMFPRPNPSSEAFPGLNTGAEMFHRPNPSPEAFHSLNTGAEMFPRPNPSPEAFHGLNTGAEMFPRPNRSPEAFHGLNTGAEMFPRPNPSPEAFHGLNTGAEMFHRPNPSPEAFHGLNTGAEMFPRPNPSPEAFHGLNTGAEMFPRPNPSPEAFHSLNTGAEMFHRPNPSPEAFHSLNTGAEMFHRPNPSPEAFYGLNAGAEMFHRPNPSPEAFHSLNTGAEMFHRPIPSPEVFHGLNTGAKMFQGPNPGPETFHVFNPNAETFNGPNPGAEMFRGPNPGLGTFHVPNSGAETFRGPNPGPEIMNGLNPGTEILYEPHTVPEILNELNPDAETPPEPHPVMEIFQELNPDTETLPEPHPDMETFHELNLNVETPPEPYPDMETFHELNPDTETLPEPHPDMEDFHEINPDAETFPEPHPGMEIFHEINPNPDYEISHRPGPDLESYDSLIQEPSLVAEPFFRPNPYFAGVNGPIPDPDTFHEPNPDPEIFPEPIPGPEPYYETNPELENLHSLNPGLEAFQGPDQGPYPEQPEIQEPHQVPNSFPGLSSISYPFHNPEAIPVPENMPDPLPQMASEILPVPELTGDQEVLPVSELTGDQEVFPVHEMAGGQEMLPVQELTGDEELLPVPELTDDQELLPVHELTGGQELLPVADELTGDQELVPVIDPVDIHVPQLVEDVVEQEVEVPDHYIDVGRTPKSLDSHMSLPGESYHVIRASIFPLPVKTYRIVTEGHGELEGLGRTPFYLENSSPVGHPFFASEGYSGPVSLVVSPWRNFRWANLRPIFY; encoded by the exons ATGGTTAGATTTTTG ATATGGATCTCCCTGGTCGCCTTCGTGAGGTCGGAGGCCTTCCCTGGACCCCTGCCCTTCCCACAACCTCTCCCGATGCCTTTGGGATTCCCAGCGCCTTTTCCAAACCCGAGACCTTACCCTCATCCAGAGCCTTTTGCTTTTCCATATCTGTCCCCAACTATTTATCAACAGAGTCTAACTTCCAGACCTTTCCAAGATCCTGATTATGAAGACTTTCCTGAACCTTACTTGAAACCAGGGGCTTTCCATGGACCTGTTCCTGGTTCTGTGATTGGCAGTTCACCAAACTTTCACCCTGAAACTTTCCCAGCACCCTTCCCTGGCCCCAAGAACTTCCAGGGTCCTAATACTGGAGTCCATACCGTCTATAGGCCTAACCCTGGTGCAGAACTTTTCCGCGAACTAAATCCTGGTGCTGGGACTTTCAATATGCCTTATCCTGGAGCTTTCCACCAGCTAAATCCACTTTCTGGAGTTGAGGCTTTCCACAGTCCAAACCTTGCTGCTGACACTTTCCATAGGCCTAACCCTAGTCCTGAGGCTTCCCACGGTCTTAATACAGGTGCTGAGATGTTCCCTAGGCCTAATCCTAGTTCTGAGGCTTTCCCTGGTCTTAATACAGGTGCTGAGATGTTCCATAGGCCTAATCCTAGTCCTGAGGCTTTCCACAGTCTTAATACAGGTGCTGAGATGTTCCCTAGGCCTAATCCTAGTCCTGAGGCTTTCCATGGTCTTAATACAGGTGCTGAGATGTTCCCTAGGCCTAATCGTAGTCCTGAGGCTTTCCATGGTCTTAATACAGGTGCTGAGATGTTCCCTAGGCCTAATCCTAGTCCTGAGGCTTTCCATGGTCTTAATACAGGTGCTGAGATGTTCCATAGGCCTAATCCTAGTCCTGAGGCTTTCCACGGTCTTAATACAGGTGCTGAGATGTTCCCTAGGCCTAATCCTAGTCCTGAGGCTTTCCATGGTCTTAATACAGGTGCTGAGATGTTCCCTAGGCCTAATCCTAGTCCTGAGGCTTTCCACAGTCTTAATACAGGTGCTGAGATGTTCCATAGGCCTAATCCTAGTCCTGAGGCTTTCCACAGTCTTAATACAGGTGCTGAAATGTTCCATAGGCCTAATCCTAGTCCTGAGGCTTTCTATGGTCTTAATGCAGGTGCTGAGATGTTCCATAGGCCTAATCCTAGTCCTGAGGCTTTCCACAGTCTTAATACAG GTGCTGAGATGTTCCATAGGCCTATTCCTAGTCCTGAGGTTTTCCACGGTCTTAACACAGGTGCTAAGATGTTCCAAGGGCCTAACCCTGGTCCAGAGACTTTCCATGTTTTTAACCCTAATGCTGAAACTTTCAATGGGCCTAACCCTGGTGCTGAGATGTTCCGTGGGCCTAACCCTGGTCTGGGGACATTCCATGTTCCTAACTCTGGTGCTGAAACTTTCCGTGGGCCTAACCCTGGTCCTGAGATTATGAATGGGCTTAATCCTGGTACTGAGATTCTCTATGAGCCTCATACTGTTCCTGAGATTTTGAATGAACTTAATCCCGATGCTGAGACTCCTCCTGAGCCTCATCCTGTTATGGAGATTTTCCAAGAACTTAATCCTGATACTGAGACTCTCCCTGAGCCTCATCCTGATATGGAGACTTTCCATGAACTTAATCTTAATGTTGAGACTCCTCCTGAGCCTTATCCTGATATGGAGACTTTCCATGAACTTAATCCTGATACTGAGACTCTCCCTGAGCCTCATCCTGATATGGAGGATTTCCATGAAATTAATCCTGATGCTGAGACTTTCCCTGAACCTCATCCTGGTATGGAAATTTTCCATGAAATTAACCCTAATCCTGATTATGAGATTTCCCACAGACCTGGCCCTGATCTTGAGTCTTATGATAGTCTCATTCAAGAACCTAGTCTCGTTGCTGAGCCTTTCTTCAGACCAAATCCTTATTTTGCAGGAGTCAATGGACCTATCCCTGATCCTGATACATTCCATGAACCTAATCCTGACCCTGAAATTTTCCCTGAGCCCATTCCAGGTCCTGAACCTTACTATGAAACCAATCCTGAACTCGAGAATTTACACAGTCTTAATCCTGGTCTTGAGGCTTTCCAAGGACCAGATCAAGGCCCTTACCCAGAACAGCCTGAAATTCAAGAACCACACCAAGTGCCCAACTCTTTCCCTGGTCTTAGTTCCATCTCCTATCCTTTCCATAACCCAGAGGCCATTCCAGTACCTGAAAACATGCCTGATCCTCTGCCACAGATGGCCTCCGAAATTCTTCCAGTTCCTGAGCTGACTGGTGACCAAGAAGTGCTTCCAGTTTCTGAGCTAACAGGTGATCAAGAAGTGTTTCCAGTTCATGAAATGGCAGGTGGCCAAGAAATGCTTCCAGTTCAAGAACTGACAGGTGACGAAGAACTGCTTCCAGTACCTGAGCTGACAGATGACCAGGAACTGCTTCCAGTTCATGAGTTAACAGGTGGCCAAGAACTGCTTCCAGTTGCTGATGAGCTAACAGGTGACCAAGAACTTGTTCCTGTTATCGATCCCGTTGACATCCATGTCCCACAGCTGGTTGAAGATGTCGTCGAGCAGGAAGTTGAGGTACCAGACCATTACATCGATGTGGGCAGGACTCCCAAATCCCTTGATTCCCATATGAGTCTGCCTGGTGAAAGCTACCATGTCATCAGAGCTTCCATTTTCCCTTTGCCCGTCAAAACTTACAG AATCGTGACCGAAGGACACGGGGAGCTGGAAGGACTTGGCAGGACTCCGTTTTACCTTGAGAACTCCTCACCTGTAGGACACCCGTTTTTTGCCTCCGAAGGATATAGCGGGCCCGTCAGTCTAGTTGTGTCTCCCTGGAGGAATTTTAGGTGGGCCAACCTACGCCCCATTTTCTACTAA